The Vulpes vulpes isolate BD-2025 chromosome 1, VulVul3, whole genome shotgun sequence genome contains the following window.
CGGACAGGATGTGAGAGAGGAACTGGGGTCTCCAGTCACGGGAGCCAGCTAGGGCTGCAGGAGGGAAGGGAACTTCGCTGTGGTGAGCAGAGCTGGGCCCCAGCCGAGGGAGGACGGGCAGGGTTCTGGGcttctgggtctgagggaggagaggtCTGGGGTCCTACAcgctgggtctgagggaggagggggcccgGCCGGGGCTCTCAGAtctgagggggtgggggcaggattcTCTGCTCTTGGGAGGAGAGACTaagggcctggactcctgggtctgagggaggaggaggctgtgggCTCCCACTTCTGGTCTTGAGGCAGGAGGGGGCTGAGGGCTTGGACTCttgggtctgagggaggaagaggctggggacctggactcctgggtctgagagTGAGGCTGGAAGCCCTGAACTCCTGggtctggggaaggagggagctggGGGTTCCCACTTCTGGTCTTGAggaaggagggggctgggggcttggACTcttgggtctgagggaggagggggccagGGCTCTTGGATCTGAGGGTTTGGGGGCGGGATTCTCGGCTCTGAGGGAGAAGACACTAGGgacctggactcctgggtctgagggaggaggggctggaggccctggactcttgggtctggggaaggagagggctgGGGGTTCCCACTTCTGGtcttgagggaggagggggctggaggcTTGGACGcttgggtctgagggaggaggggcctgggggcctggactcctgggtctgagggaggaggggcctgggggcctggactcctggctctggggaaggagaggacTGGGGCCCGGACCCCTGGGTCTCAAAAAGGATGGGGCTGGGGGTCCACGACTccagggtctgagggaggagcGCTGGAGGTCCGGATCCCTGAGTCTGAGAGAGGAGGCGGCTGGGGGCAGGACctctgggtctgagggaggagggggctggaggtGAGGATTCCCGGGTTTGAGgttgcagggggctgggggcagggactcccgggtctgagggaggaggggctgggggcagggactcccgggtctgagggaggaggaagagacgGGGCGGAGCTCGGAGACAGGACTCTCAGCCTATCCAGGCTCTGTAATTAATTAACCCAAAAGGACCAAATGAAGGGGTGAAAGTTCgcggaggaggaggcagggaggccagcctGAGTCCCggagccccggggcccccaggcggGCGCGCGTGCTGGCCGAGCCCCTCGGGCGCtgcgggaggagggggcggggcgggggtcggAGCACTCacgcgccccctcccgccccaggtCTCCCGCTCAGGATGGGGGTCCCTCGGCCTCGGTCCTGGGGGCTCGGTTTCCTGCTTTTCCTGCTGCCGACCCTGCGCGCAGGTGAGGGgcccgcggcgggcggcggggagggagGCGCCGGCGGCCGGGAAGGGGCGAGGGAAGCGAAATCGGAGGGTTCACTGTGGGCGGGCACGACGCCTTCCCGGAGCGTCGCTCTGTCGCTCTTCTTCCTCCCTCGGTGGCCGTGTCTGCGGGCCACCTGTTCGCTTCTGTCCGGGGgactgtcacccccccccccccccccccccccccgtctgtcctcctctctctgggtctgtcccCACTTCTgggtcttgtcttttcttttcttgtcttgtcttgtcttttttcttttctttctttctttctttctttctttctttctttctttctttctttctttcttctttctttttttttatttttttatttttatttatttttatttatttttatttatttatgatagagagagagagagagagagggaggggcagagacacaggcagagggagaagcaggctccatgcactgggagcccgatgtgggattcgaccccgggtctccaggatcgcgctctgggccgaaggcaggcgccaaaccgctgcgccacccagggatcccctcttctttcttttttatttattcatgcgagacacacacacacacacacacacagagacagagacaggcagaaggagaagcaggctccctgcaggaagcccgatgcgggactctattccaggactctgggatcaaggcctgagccagaggcagatgttcagccactgagccacacatgTGCCCCAAGGAGTCTGTCCTTTCTCCCTGGGGTTGAGTCTTTCCTCTTTCAGGGCATCTGTCCTGCTCCCAGCCTAGGCCCCCGCCCTCTTCACCTGTCTTCCTCCAGCAGACAGCCATCTCTCCCTCCTGTACCACCTCACCGCTGTGTCCGCTCCTCCTCCTGGGACTCCTGCCTTCTGGGCCTCCGGCTGGCTGGGTCCCCAGCAATATCTGAGCTACAATAACCTGCGGGCCCAGGCCGAGCCGTACGGAGCTTGGGTCTGGGAAAACCAGGTGTCCTGGTATTGGGAGAAAGAGACCACGGACCTGAGGACCAAGGAGGGGCTCTTCCTGGAAGCTCTCAAAGCCTTGGGGGATGGAGGTAAGATCCCCTGACCCCTGGGTCTGAGCAGGGAGGGCACGGGGCTGCTGCTCCTGGGCCCTGCTTACCTGTATGTGGGCACCCCAGGACCCTACACCCTGCAGGGCCTGCTGGGCTGCGAGTTGGGCCCCGACAACACCTCAGTGCCCGTGGCCAAGTTTGCGCTGAACGGCGAGGATTTCATGACTTTCGACCCCAAGCTGGGCACCTGGAATGGGGACTGGCCCGAGACCGAGATGGTCAGTAAGAGGTGGATGCAGCAGGCTGGGGCAGTCAGCAAGGAGAGGACCTTCCTGCTCTACTCCTGCCCCCAGCGGCTGCTGGGCCATCTGGAGAGGGGCCGTGGAAACCTGGAGTGGAAGGGTGAGCAACCTTCAGAAGATTCCCTGATCCCCAGGGAGCTTTCCATCCCCACACCCCCACTATAGGCCTCACCTTCTTCCCCCAGCCTCTTCCCCGGGCTCCTGGCCCCCACTCCTCCCCAACATgtccccagagctgcccccactcccctcccacacACAGCCCTCCCCTGGCTCTTAGAGACCTCTGGACATAGCTCACGTTCCTTGTTCTGGGCCTGGAGGCCCCGAGTACCAGTGGCCTCTGGCCCTTTCCTCTGCCTGCTTCACTCGGCCTGACGGACTCACCCAGCATTTGCTGAACCATACTGGCGCTCCCATTTCTCTACCTCTGCCATCCTCCATCAGTTCCTCTGGTGTCACAGCCAGGGAGATTTTCTTTGACCTTCCTCCACATGTCAGGTTCTTTTCCTCCTTAGGGCTTTTGCACCTGCTGTGCCCTCTGCTTGCAGTTCTCTTCCTTGGGATCCTGGCATGACTGGGTCCTTCTCATGCTTTAGGTTTGACCTAGGATGTCAGACCTAGGTCAGTGTCTTCAGCAGGGTCCTCCTTGATCACCCTGGCTACAGTGCGTCCCCATACCACCCCCATTACTGTCTCCCATGCCATTGctttgtccattcattcactatggtgtcattgtttttttcttttttattgagctGTAACTCACCTATCTAAAATACATGGCTCAGTTAAGTTTAATGGAGGCCCATAAACCTGCGTGTcaagatctagaacatttccagcaCCCCACAAGACTTCCTTGTGTCCCATTCCATACTTCCCAAGGTTAACAAGTGACCTGATTTTTATCACCATGCCATTGCCCAATTTTGAACTTCAGATGACTGTGAGCGTGTGCTGCTTTGTATATTGTAGTGTAGGCACCAGATTAGTTTTAGTAGGTAGTGCTAGAGGCTTTTCTCAAAGGGGTTGAACCCATTTCATAATCCCACCAGCTGTGTAGGAGAACTCCAGCTGCTCCACAGACTTGCCAGAATTTGATATTGTctgccttgaatttttttttaagattttatttaggggatccctgggtggctcagtggtctgtctctctctctgtgtctatcataataaataaataaataaataaatctttaaaaaaacataaagattttatttattttttcatgagagacacagagaggcagagacataggcagagggagaaagcaggctccatgcagggaggctgatgtgggactcgatcctgggtccccaggatcatgccctgggcccaaggcaggcaccaaaccgctgaaccacccagatgtccctgcctgccttcattttaaccattctgacggGTGTGTGCTGGTATCTTACTGtgatgcatttttcatttctctgatgataagtgaGAATTGGGTCGGGAtttcagggtcataggattgagcccagcgtcaggctccatgctcagcctgagatattctctctccctctctctctatgcccctcccctcccactctttatctttctctctcaaataaatatatatatttttaaagatttttatttatttattcatgagagacacgcacagaggcagagacacaggcagagggagaagcaggctccatgcagggagtctgatatgggactcgatcctgggactccaggatcacaccctgggtggaaggcaggtgctaaaccgctgaaccaccccaggattcctctcaaataaataaatcttttttttttttttttttttttttttttttttttttttttttatgatagtcacacacagagagagagagagagaggcagagacacaggcagagggagaagcaggctccatgcaccgggagcccgacgtgggactcgatcccgggtctccaggatcgcgccctgggccaaagacaggcgctaaaccgctgcaccacccagggatccctcaaataaataaatcttaaaaaaatatatatcagaggggcacctgggtggtgcagccaaTTAGGTGTCTGACTCTAGGTTTTGACTTTTTGActtagttcatgatctcagggttgtgggactgagccctgtgtcaggctctcagctcagcatggagtctgcttgagtttctctctctccctctgccccttccgcTCAGGCTTCagctctctctgaaatgaataaataaatcttaaaaaaaaaaaatcaggggatccctgggtggcgcagcggtttggcgcctgcctttggcccagggcgcgatcctggggatccaggatcgagttccacatcgggctcctggtgtatggagcctgcttctccctctgcctgtgtctctgcctctctctcactgtgtgcctatcataaataaataaaatttaaaaaaaattaaaaaaaatcagataaatgaGTTGATGACTAGTGATGGTCAGTACATTTACATATTATTGGCCAGTTGAACATTCACTCTTTTGGAGTGATTGAGtgatttgcccattttaaaaatgtatttatttatttatttttaaatattttatttatttattcatagagacatgggggggggggggcagaggcacaggcagaaggagaagcacgctccatgcagagagcctgacgtgggactctatccagtgTCCCCAGGCTCAAacctcgggctgcaggcagcgctaaaccgctgcaccaccagggctgcccgtgcctatttttttttaaagatttatttattcattcatgatagacatagagagagagagagaggcagagacacaggcagagggagaagcaggctccatgccgggagcccgaagcgggactcgatcccgggactccaggatcgcgccctgggccaaaggcaggcgccaaaccgctgagccacccagggatctcctgatttgcccatttttaagctgcattttaaaaaacatatattttaattttttattcatgagagacacacacacacaggcagagacacaggcagaggcagaagcaggctctatgcagggagcccgatgtgggactcgatccccagcctccagggtcacaccctgagccgaaggcagactctcaactgctaagccacccaggcatccctgaacaaaagttcttaattttaatgaacatcaattcatccatattttatgtatagctcttgtgtgtgtgctctttaggaaatctttcctctttcaaaGCTATGAAGGGATTCTTTTATGTCTTCTAGAAGCTTGGTTGATAAGTAGCTTTCGTATATAACTGTGTGATCCATCTTGAGTTAATTGTATGtaatggtgtgaggtaagggttcAATGTTCATTTGTCCTTCATGGATCTCCAGTTGATGCAGCATCATTTCTTGCAAGACCACCATCCTCTCTCCTCCACTGGAGATCCGAAGTAGATGGATCCCACATTCCGCCCCCCCAAATTAGATGTAGATCtgctctttgttgttgttgtgtttttttttaaggttttatttatttgacagaaagagagcacaagcaggaggtgtggcaggcagagggaaagagagaagcaggctctatgctaaGCAGGGAGACCattgtggggttcgatcccaggacctagagattatgacctgacctgaaggcagacacttaactgcttgagccacccaggtgccccagttttgctttttttttttttaatttttaaattttttcccgccccccccccaaaaaaatttttttttaaagaattcacaaTGAATGATGTCACCTGGACCTGGATTTTTACTTGCTGAAAAGTTTAAAATCATGGAttaaaattgttaaatcactataggACTActccaattttttatttcttgtgtcaGTTTTGGAAGGCTGCATGTCCCAGGCATTTGTCCAgttcatttaaatttcagatgCGCTGCTATATTTTTCATACTATCTGCCTACCGTCTTTTAACAACAATAGGGTCTTATTTTACCTCCTCACAACACTTTCAcagcctatttcttttttatttatttggacacTGATAGCGGTCTCTCTCCCCTTGTTAGAACCCGGGCTCCTTGAAGACAGGGACTtctgtctgtcttgttcactgctgtgtgCCTAGAAGGGTGTCTGGCACGTGGTTACTGATTCCCCGTATATGTCTGCTGTAGGAAGGAATGGGTGAGAGGTGGATACCGTCACTGTAGATTGGTGGGGTCTCTATCCCCTTAGGTCAGTCCCTTTACATTTCCTACTATATTCTGCAGGCTCAGCACAGTGCAGGGCACATGGTGGGACCTACTGGGTATAGTGGAAGGAATGGAGGCTTCTGTATGTCCATATCTGGCCTTCATTAGATCTGGCCCTAGGGGTTCATGGGCTTGGGGCTCAGGTCTGTCTGCCTGTTTGTCTGCAGAGCCACCCTCCATGCGCCTGAAGGCCCGACCCGGCAGCCCTGGCTTTTCTGTGCTCACCTGCAGTGCCTTCTCCTTCTACCCACCGGAGCTACAACTACGATTCCTCCGGAATGGCCTGGCAGCTGGCTCTGGTGAAGGGGACTTTGGCCCCAATGGCGACGGCTCCTTCCATGCCTGGTCTTCATTGACAGTCAAAAGTGGCGACGAGCACCACTACCGCTGCCTGGTGCAGCATGCAGGGCTGCCACAGCCCCTCACTGTGGAGCTGGGTGAGGTCCCGCTGAGTGATGACATCCCCTGTTTCTGGTTGCCTTTCATCCTTCTTGGGTCTGACCACTTTCCACCCCACTGCTGCTGGTCCTCCTTGAGTCTGCCTGCCTTCCATCCTGCTGCTGCCAGCCTCACTGAGTCTGACCAACCATTAACTGCCGAAAGTCCTCCCTAAATTCCACCACtttccctgctgctgctgctgctgctgctactattCTGATCATTTGTTGTCTGCTGCTGCCGGTTGTCACTAAGACTGACCACTGAATGGCTCAGCTAGCCAGTCTCTTGCGATCTGACCTACTGCTCTGTGCCCGCCCTTCCTCTCTGGAGTCAGAATACCTTGCACCCTGCTGCTACAGGTCCcttggctagtgtgactgagacTCATCTTACTGTGGCTGGTTCTTCTAAGCAACATGGGAGCATTCTGCACAGACCCAGAACATCTGCTGATgggctttccctctgcccccacattCCCCAGAACCTGATCTTGGGAATCTCTGAGGCTGGGAGGGACTGACCACCCCCAGTCTCCTGCCCTGACTCAGATGGGCTGGGCAGTCCCTTCAGCATCTCACATCATTCTCTGGCTGCAGAATCACCAGCCAAATCCTCGGTGCCAGTGGTTGGAATCGTCATTGGCTTCTTGCTGCTCACGGCAGTGGCTGTGGGAGGAGCTCTGCTGTGGAGGAGGATGAGAAGGGGGCTGCCAGGTGCGgagcaggaagagggaaagaactGGAAacctgcaaagagagagagacaaagacctGGGGGTGGGCAGCACATCCAGACCAGAAAaggacagagatgcagagaggtgGGGGACTGGAGGGATGAAACAGAGACTCAGAGGGGGACAGAAGCCTTGGAGTAGGACAGAGACGGGGAAAGACAGGCCCTCTCATGGAGACACGTGTGGGGGAGAGGCAGTCAGGAACCCAGAGGACTTCAGGTTCTGATGACCCacccccttcctctttcctcagcCCCTTGGATGTCTCTCCGTGGGGATGATGTAGGGGCCCTCCTGCCCACTCCTGGCGTGCCCAAGGATGCTGACTCTTAGGATATAAATGCATTCTCAGCAGCTGCCTGATGATCATCCCCTATCCTGGCTACTATCAGCTAATGTAGTCAGGCTCCTTTCATGCTGTGAGACCTCCTGGAATCCTGGTATTTCTGAGCCTCCGGAAAGAGTCCTGGGCCCAATGACCTTCTGGATTTCTCCTATggtctgcctcagtttcccctcctgaTGATCATGGCTCTTTTCCACCTCCACATATAAACACGAGTTTGGGCCCAAATTATTGTGTTCTTATCATTTCAACTTTTAGGCAGGGGGCAGTAGGACAACAAGTCGGGGGAAGGAATAGCTAAATCCTGAGCTTCAGATCTCTCCAGAGGCTAACATATTGCCGTCTGGGAATATGCCAGTTTTATATACCAAGTCCCGTCTTTTTCATTCGTAAGCTTCACAGATATTTACCGAATGCCTACACTGTGCCACGCATTTTGAGGAATTCCTGGCTGGAGTCTGAACTGACTCCTTGGGTGGAGCGGAAGAGAAGCACTGTTCCCTTGAGGGAAGGAGATGCCTGGCCCTTGGTTCCCGTCTTTCTTAAGACCATGCTgacaaagagaaagataaaaataaacctccccggctgcctggctggctcagtcagaaaagcatgcgactcttgatcttggggtcctgagctCCAGCTCCACCttcggtgtagagattacttattattattattattttttgagattaaataaataactagaaaacaaaaaaaatctcccccctgcaaaaaacaacaacaacacccaAAACACCTCCCAAGACGCTTCGGAAATAGAACTGCTGGAGGTGGTCGGTGGTCTGCAGGGCGCTCGGATGCCTGCCGGGAGTTGTAGTTCTGGCATCCGCGGCTCTCCGGGGCCGCACACCCGCCTACCGGGGGAAGGGGCGGGCCGAACCTCGGGGGCCGCGCTCTTCTCTGTGGACGTGGCGTGGggagcccgccgcccgcccggaggtcaccggccccgccccctgggggTCCTCTTGAGCGTTCattggctgggggcggggcctctgcGCCGCTGGAGGCGGGGCCTAGCTGGACCGCCGCCAAATTGGGCATCTTTTTCGGAGACCGTAGAGCCGCCTATGTAGAGCGAAGTGAAGCTGGATAAACTGGTAAAGGGAGGCCAGGGCGGGTGGCTTGTCCCGGGAGGACGGCTCGGGTTCTGTCGGGTCGATAAATTGGGTCCGGGCTGCAAATAAGCCTGGGGGACCTGCATTTGCTCTCTGGCCACGACCCCGCCCCATACTTTGCGTGGGAAGTGCGCCACGTCTCCTGCTagaacccccacccccctccactaGAGGCTCTGGGACCCGTCTGGGACTCTCAGGAGCTTCCCAGTCCCTTACCTCTGGCTTTGCCTCTGAGCAGCCCGCCCCCCTTTTTCCCATCCCCGGCTCTTGAGCCCTAAACTTTGCAGCCAACTGTCTCTCTGTTTTGTCTTACATCTCTCCCCGCCTCCCACCCCCATTCTCCCGtcctctctctattctttttcccGTGACCCCTAACTCCTAACCTCCACCGCTCCCTAGGGACCGATGATGTGGCGACCATcacttctgctgctgctgttgctgctcaGACGCGGGACCCAGGGCAAGCCATCCCCTGACGCAGGCCCTCATGGCCAGGGCAGGGTGCACCAGACGGCCCCCCTG
Protein-coding sequences here:
- the FCGRT gene encoding IgG receptor FcRn large subunit p51 isoform X2, with translation MGVPRPRSWGLGFLLFLLPTLRADSHLSLLYHLTAVSAPPPGTPAFWASGWLGPQQYLSYNNLRAQAEPYGAWVWENQVSWYWEKETTDLRTKEGLFLEALKALGDGGPYTLQGLLGCELGPDNTSVPVAKFALNGEDFMTFDPKLGTWNGDWPETEMVSKRWMQQAGAVSKERTFLLYSCPQRLLGHLERGRGNLEWKEPPSMRLKARPGSPGFSVLTCSAFSFYPPELQLRFLRNGLAAGSGEGDFGPNGDGSFHAWSSLTVKSGDEHHYRCLVQHAGLPQPLTVELESPAKSSVPVVGIVIGFLLLTAVAVGGALLWRRMRRGLPAPWMSLRGDDVGALLPTPGVPKDADS
- the FCGRT gene encoding IgG receptor FcRn large subunit p51 isoform X4, with translation MGVPRPRSWGLGFLLFLLPTLRADSHLSLLYHLTAVSAPPPGTPAFWASGWLGPQQYLSYNNLRAQAEPYGAWVWENQVSWYWEKETTDLRTKEGLFLEALKALGDGGPYTLQGLLGCELGPDNTSVPVAKFALNGEDFMTFDPKLGTWNGDWPETEMVSKRWMQQAGAVSKERTFLLYSCPQRLLGHLERGRGNLEWKEPPSMRLKARPGSPGFSVLTCSAFSFYPPELQLRFLRNGLAAGSGEGDFGPNGDGSFHAWSSLTVKSGDEHHYRCLVQHAGLPQPLTVELAPWMSLRGDDVGALLPTPGVPKDADS
- the FCGRT gene encoding IgG receptor FcRn large subunit p51 isoform X3; protein product: MGVPRPRSWGLGFLLFLLPTLRAADSHLSLLYHLTAVSAPPPGTPAFWASGWLGPQQYLSYNNLRAQAEPYGAWVWENQVSWYWEKETTDLRTKEGLFLEALKALGDGGPYTLQGLLGCELGPDNTSVPVAKFALNGEDFMTFDPKLGTWNGDWPETEMVSKRWMQQAGAVSKERTFLLYSCPQRLLGHLERGRGNLEWKEPPSMRLKARPGSPGFSVLTCSAFSFYPPELQLRFLRNGLAAGSGEGDFGPNGDGSFHAWSSLTVKSGDEHHYRCLVQHAGLPQPLTVELAPWMSLRGDDVGALLPTPGVPKDADS
- the FCGRT gene encoding IgG receptor FcRn large subunit p51 isoform X1, yielding MGVPRPRSWGLGFLLFLLPTLRAADSHLSLLYHLTAVSAPPPGTPAFWASGWLGPQQYLSYNNLRAQAEPYGAWVWENQVSWYWEKETTDLRTKEGLFLEALKALGDGGPYTLQGLLGCELGPDNTSVPVAKFALNGEDFMTFDPKLGTWNGDWPETEMVSKRWMQQAGAVSKERTFLLYSCPQRLLGHLERGRGNLEWKEPPSMRLKARPGSPGFSVLTCSAFSFYPPELQLRFLRNGLAAGSGEGDFGPNGDGSFHAWSSLTVKSGDEHHYRCLVQHAGLPQPLTVELESPAKSSVPVVGIVIGFLLLTAVAVGGALLWRRMRRGLPAPWMSLRGDDVGALLPTPGVPKDADS